Proteins from one Triticum aestivum cultivar Chinese Spring chromosome 7A, IWGSC CS RefSeq v2.1, whole genome shotgun sequence genomic window:
- the LOC123151976 gene encoding uncharacterized protein: MPSSQVSSTPSVVDISDTDSDDAAAAALSRPVADRVASSLLTQDAVDALCRKHGVPTGYTARPAGDRRASTPPPERAVCMYAHALEAGARVPLHGFFSEALTHFGIAPGQLAPSGWRVLVGFVVLCHDAGVQPSTDVFRHFFSLAAFKLKGWYCFRTKDAVGALFTGLSKPDEAWKGRFFFLTSPEPWPCPVRWGEPLLCKNSVADPVLTGQQKKIVGKLLSAHGTMVDLRTYLGDAKKLAAAFASPSPPVPSHDIKGMDSSVAKVKLERDGDTPTVSLKKRKREEAASAKDGLCRSEQSTPHAAPPDFDPKPPHSPAPDVHDGDSADWQAAKKVLESITTPSRAQSFAAAKPSDVVASSYSAMLQVCSSQIVHR, encoded by the exons ATGCCTTCCTCCCAGGTCTCCTCCACCCCCTCCGTCGTCGACATCAGCGACACCGACAGTGACGACGCCGCCGCGGCCGCCCTCTCGAGGCCCGTCGCCGACCGCGTCGCCTCGTCTCTCCTCACCCAGGACGCAGTCGACGCCCTCTGCAGGAAGCACGGCGTGCCGACGGGCTACACCGCGCGCCCCGCCGGCGACCGGCGCGCCAGCACCCCGCCGCCGGAGCGGGCCGTGTGCATGTACGCGCACGCGCTGGAGGCCGGGGCGCGCGTCCCGCTGCATGGCTTCTTCTCCGAGGCGCTCACCCACTTCGGCATCGCGCCGGGCCAGCTCGCGCCCAGCGGCTGGCGCGTCCTCGTCGGGTTCGTGGTGCTCTGCCACGACGCTGGCGTGCAGCCATCGACGGACGTGTTCCGCCACTTTTTCTCGCTGGCCGCGTTCAAGCTCAAGGGTTGGTACTGCTTCCGAACAAAGGACGCCGTCGGCGCGCTCTTCACTGGGCTTTCGAAACCCGATGAGGCGTGGAAGGGCAGGTTCTTCTTCCTGACATCGCCGGAGCCATGGCCGTGCCCCGTGCGCTGGGGCGAGCCGCTGCTGTGCAAGAACTCCGTCGCTGATCCGGTGCTCACAGGCCAGCAAAAGAAAATCGTGGGAAAGCTACTGAGCGCACACGGCACCATGGTTGACCTCCGGACATACCTCGGTGATGCCAAAAAACTTGCCGCGGCATTCGCCTCGCCATCGCCACCCGTTCCTTCCCATGACATCAAAG GCATGGATTCGTCCGTGGCGAAGGTGAAACTCGAGCGGGACGGTGACACACCGACGGTGTCCCTGAAAAAAAGGAAACGCGAGGAGGCCGCCAGTGCAAAAGACGGTCTCTGCCGTTCTGAGCAGAGCACGCCGCATGCTGCCCCGCCAGATTTCGACCCGAAGCCGCCGCACTCGCCCGCGCCCGACGTACACGACGGCGACAGCGCCGACTGGCAGGCCGCGAAGAAGGTGCTAGagtccatcaccacgccgtcgcggGCGCAATCGTTCGCCGCGGCAAAGCCGTCCGACGTCGTCGCTTCGAGCTACTCAGCCATGCTCCAGGTATGCAGCAGCCAAATCGTCCATCGTTAA
- the LOC123151975 gene encoding uncharacterized protein: MNSSSSYSGPDYQVATSDHDDDAATAVLPRPADAAPVVLPKRADAEGFVSSLRSPDDADAVCKKYGIPRDHYTARPAGDLRACSPPPPGCVCVYAHALEAGMRVPLHPFFCEALAHFGVAPTQLAPNAWRIMAGFLVLCRSAGVPPSLAVFRRFFLLSVLNLKHKKRWYYFKPSFRDGPGLRFTGLPDSIYGWKRGFFFLSSPTPWPCPVEWGEPSKSSFMEPVLTDEEKKSVAKLLGANGGAAVDIRTCLCDSNLAAAVATAAPPPPPSTRSNSKGMDSAVYDMMKTMLAEKMARQASASAKKVKAEPGSSPLCGKKGNLDDANDEDAPPAARGHSVPTSVCSLLPGASRQPQDFADGDGTDWEAARELLQGAVAPPQQRVFAATEPSDVVASSYVAILQAANYVSFSLDYALELEEKLLAREAEIAALQKQLEEAKGELATAKVRRR, from the exons ATGAATTCTTCTTCCTCGTACTCCGGCCCGGACTACCAGGTCGCCACCTCCGACCACGACGACGACGCCGCTACCGCCGTCCTCCCGAGGCCCGCCGACGCTGCTCCCGTCGTCCTCCCGAAGCGCGCCGACGCCGAGGGCTTCGTCTCGTCCCTGCGCTCGCCGGACGACGCCGATGCCGTGTGCAAGAAATACGGCATCCCGAGGGACCACTACACCGCGCGCCCCGCCGGCGACCTGCGCGCGTGCTCGCCCCCGCCGCCGGGGTGCGTCTGCGTGTACGCGCACGCGCTGGAGGCCGGGATGCGCGTCCCGCTACACCCCTTCTTCTGCGAGGCGCTCGCCCACTTCGGCGTCGCGCCGACGCAGCTCGCGCCCAACGCGTGGCGCATCATGGCGGGCTTCCTCGTGCTCTGCCGCTCCGCCGGCGTGCCGCCGTCGCTCGCGGTGTTCCGGCGTTTCTTCCTGCTGTCCGTCCTCAACCTCAAGCACAAAAAAAGATGGTACTACTTCAAACCCAGTTTCAGGGACGGCCCCGGCCTGCGCTTCACGGGGTTGCCAGATTCCATCTACGGCTGGAAGCgcggcttcttcttcctctcttcgccgACCCCGTGGCCTTGTCCCGTGGAGTGGGGCGAGCCGTCCAAGAGCTCCTTCATGGAGCCGGTGCTTACAGACGAGGAGAAGAAATCCGTGGCGAAGCTGCTAGGTGCTAACGGCGGCGCCGCCGTTGATATCAGGACATGTTTGTGCGACAGCAACCTTGCCGCTGCCGTGGCAACTGccgcacctccgccgccgccctctacTCGTTCCAATTCCAAAG GGATGGATTCCGCCGTCTACGACATGATGAAAACCATGCTGGCGGAGAAGATGGCCAGGCAAGCGTCGGCATCGGCAAAGAAGGTGAAAGCAGAGCCAGGGTCGTCGCCGTTGTGCGGGAAGAAAGGGAACCTGGACGATGCCAACGACGAGGACGCTCCACCTGCCGCCCGTGGCCACTCGGTGCCTACCAGCGTGTGTTCGCTACTGCCGGGGGCCTCTCGGCAGCCACAAGACTTCGCCGACGGAGACGGCACGGACTGGGAGGCTGCACGGGAGCTGCTGCAGGGCGCCGTCGCGCCACCGCAGCAGCGCGTGTTTGCGGCGACCGAGCCATCAGACGTCGTCGCGTCGAGCTATGTTGCGATTCTCCAG GCGGCGAACTACGTGTCGTTCTCCTTGGACTACGCTCTGGAGCTGGAAGAGAAGCTGTTGGCGCGTGAGGCGGAGATCGCCGCGCTGCAGAAGCAGCTGGAGGAGGCCAAGGGCGAGCTCGCCACGGCGAAGGTGCGGCGGAGGTAG
- the LOC123153096 gene encoding uncharacterized protein: CVVARAEVEQLLLGLTLELKEKLSARDAEVAALREQLESTKGDLTAAKLAAEAVVESARTTAVQQFLASEEHKRRLAEHALAGYERGAEEMKRAVLRIYPHLDAARLVVPLD, encoded by the coding sequence TGCGTGGTGGCGCGTGCAGAGGTTGAACAGCTTCTCCTTGGACTAACGCTGGAGCTGAAAGAGAAGCTGTCGGCACGGGACGCAGAGGTTGCAGCTCTGCGGGAGCAGCTGGAGAGCACGAAGGGCGATCTTACCGCGGCGAAGCTGGCGGCGGAGGCTGTGGTGGAGAGCGCCAGGACGACGGCGGTGCAGCAGTTCCTGGCGTCCGAGGAGCACAAGCGGCGGCTCGCGGAGCACGCGCTGGCGGGGTACGAgcgcggcgccgaggagatgaAGCGCGCTGTTCTCCGGATATACCCTCACCTCGACGCCGCCCGGCTGGTCGTGCCGCTAGATTAG